The DNA region CTTCCCAAGTTCGGGGGCCTCGGAGGTCAGGGTGGCTGTGTTTACTGTATCGGTAAAGAGAAGGCGAATCTACTAAGTATCTCCAATAAGTACCGGATGAAAACTATAAGCGCAGGGCACGGAGAAGACAGCAGGAAGACGAAAATTGTTGGCAATCCCGGCTCCGACATCCAACTTGAGGTCCCCCTCGGCGTAACGATTTACCGAGAGGATGGAAAGGTCCTAGGTTCCATTGATAGGGAAGATGAAACCATAATACTTGCTAGAGGAGGCCCTGGAGGCAACCCACAGAACAATTTCTTAGGACATTTCGGTCAGATATATCACATAAGATTAGATCTTAAATTAATTGCTGATATAGGACTTGTTGGGTTCCCCAATGCAGGCAAAAGCTCTTTGTTAAAAGCTATATCAAGAGCTAAACCTAAGATAGCTAACTATCCATTCACAACAATCAAGCCAAATAAAGGAGTGATACAATATGAAGATTTGAGACAGATTTCAATAGCGGACCTGCCAGGGCTTATTGAAGGAGCTCATAACAATATAGGGCTTGGACACAAGTTCTTAAAGCATGTAGAAAGAACGAAATTACTACTTTTCATAGCTGATGTACAGGGCTTCCAACTTAGCCCTAAATATCCTAAAAGGACATGTCTTGAAACTGTGCTGCTGCTTAACAAGGAGTTGGAACTCTACGACCCAGAGTTGTTAGAGAAGCCAGCAATCTTAGCTGTAAATAAAATGGACTTGGAGGGTGCTGAAGACATATTTGAAGAAGTCAAGGATTCCCTTAAGAATTTAGACAGAGTTATAGGATCCGTGCCTACAGAAATAAGGCCagagaaaataatagaatttgAAGATGTTATTGGTATATCTGCTTTAAATAACAGCGATAGTATACAGGATTTGAAACAGCTGCTGCGGAAACGGCTGGATGAGTATGCAGATGAGAATAATCCTGATATTGTGGATGCCAGTGACATGCTTAGGAGAACAAGGGCCACAATGACTGAGAGAGGGCCCAAAGTCACTTAGAGCTTATATTTATGTACCCATGTCTCTTTATTTTGTCCAATATGAAAACAAGAACATTGTAAATATAAGATAGTATAGATTTACTTCAAAATTGAATATATCTTAAGTATCAAAATAAAAAACTATATTaccataagtacattttttttcgtaattcATTTCTATCAGCAacttgatgatgatgaaacctCTTGTCTGTATATGTAGAAATAAGGGATCCTGATCAAATTAGTAAATCTctggcattttttttttcagaaagaGCTTGTTCTCCTCTATACAGCACAACACACCCAATTTAACTTTTAAGAggccatcaacgtgcacactagcgccactgctaaataatcgtgattatttaaatttaaccaaagcagtgaacgcatatatttagtatgcaaaccgcctttaggaacattaccgttcaaattatcgggccaaattagcacacatacaaaattacgcctacatttaaataagacgacgagtttacagagcctgtaatcaaagctggtaaacaaaataatagtcatctttattacactaatggtacatagctaagtgtagatgaaatgcatataatgtcaataactaccaatcagcgacattaatccgctaataaccttcttgctgtacgtactggccgctgagagtttgcggttcatatttgattagaatatgacttggacagggataggtttatgccatacagtgaagaaccagtcaaataattcacgtataataatttaatgcagattaaaagataactagttaaaatgttgttatgacatgacaggctaACTCatcataagtaaatatatcattgttgtataaatgtattccgctataataagtattttgtatattttattatcaatctgcatggcagtgcgaagtcacgttcaggtatagtctgtccgtttttctaagatcaagtacgccattgtaaatgtatggtaaacttgatcttagaattcggactggctatacacgaatcgggtcaaaaatatttgaataggcggagtcacaataaatccccactttcagttccaatggaattattttatatgtataaagccggttaagcaagtttgtcagtaaaaaaaggtgcaaaattaaaattttgtatgggaccacacccgttcgcgcgcttacattttctaaatttgctgctcttttctactgacggaaatggcttgagagagaacctacatattatgtgacggtagagggtggattcgaatgatcaacattttcagataatgtctgtacctatttgttaaattaattcagtggaagtgtatctacatataggagaccgggtatatgattatctcacgagttatatctcattaatagaacatattctagatatctttccaggcatccacttaatttcatgtctctctaattggacagcttttttccatagttctctgcgaatagcatcttgtgggaatctgaatggaaagtaatgtaaaatgataatatcaaatttgattattaatttgaaataattaggtagtttttttacagctccatctcatgaaataaaaaggaaaatccaaatctgtaagaaagaattcattactacatttatagcacaagttaataaaatagtctacttcattttggcataacaccatccctattattctcgcaatttaaaaagtcgtatgttgttatgaaagtcgtatgcagttgttacgttttaccttagcacggtagtattgaaaacaaatcgtcatgtttattccaaattttactgaagttatctgtttactacaagtgaaaagtgattccactatccttggtatgaactaaaataacttctgcaccacttcacgacacatgaagacatttttaattacaaaaaacgttgtttttataaatcaatttagccatccgtcactgactgtcatctcggacgaactgaagttgcgaatcgaatagtttgtaagcactgcctacaatcgaatagtttacgttgggtcataactgagcggacagaatacttccatgtataacAGTTCGCTGAACcaaaggtatttaaaaaagggggctaCTACATACTgtattttgttgtatttaagtaccttttgaatacattaaactagtttttatgttgctggattcgtcaatctattgAATCTATGTGTCCTGAGTTAAAACGACCGTTTTTGTGTTGAGTTCATAgatagcagtggcgctagtgtgcacgttaatGGACTCTGAACCCAAGATTGTAGATCATCACACACATGGAAggttaaaaatcaataaatgaAACACCGATAtcacttaatttttattaaaacatattaaaagcTCTACAATATTATATCTCTGCCTTAAAACTACAAGGATAATGAATGTAGCTACACCCACCCCAGCATTCACAACTGGTTCCAATTTTATCACAGTAAAAGACGGGCTTTCCGTCTGTGACGCGCTAAGGTCTAACGCCCCTATGTAATGCGACATTCAGGATTCTTAATTTAACCTCTTCTCTATCATAAGGATTCTGACtaaatatttgtgacgttccacagaaaaaggtaccttatgggccttatggcggccggcgcttacgtcgcatagcgccgcaataatattggagcggcgttaataatagcgtaagcgccacccgccgtaaggtacctctacccgtgggacgtcacatttagtcatcttttttcttttatttagttatttttctGCTCTATCTaaaccatcgcccacactgtgtacatcggtggaccttatgcctttttaataaggtccaccgatgtacaggaGTGTTGCAGTTACAGCACAACCAAGATTTGAAACCACAAGACACAATTGATAGGTTAATCCTGAATATCACATAATACGTCAATCCTTATTCCAACTTCCACTTCTCGGAAACTTAGCAAATCAAACCCCAATATTGAACAACAGTAGTAACTAACATGCACTATGGTAAATAGAAAATGCTAGTAATAAAGGAGTTTTCATTTAGGTTCCAACACTCAAATCtaatacaatagtaaaataacTTTACTAATTTCCGCAAAGGATAGCGAATTCATAATGTACAGtaaacggtaaaaatatgggtgtacaaatcatttcaaaaatatgtcccataaatCTTATGTCaatgaattaagaactatgggacatatttttgagtaagttgtctacacccatatttttaccgttgactgtatcATCGTCCTATGTTTTAAAATCCACCATCGCGTTGTGCAATATATTTCCTATACTCTAACATTTACGTTCTGATTGAGATTACAAACGATATTTGTAACTAAATTTGCATCCAAATCAAAATAAACCTTACCTGCTGAAAAGTGTGAACTGAAAATCTGCTGAAACTCTAGTTTCAGCAGTTTTTCACTTCACAAACCAtaatggtggcaaacaaccaagTGGACAAAAACCTAGCTTATGAGCAAGTGTAACTCCACAGGCGCTTGATTTTCTGATCATTTATAAGTAAAACGCATTGAGATGATAGCTTCTGGGAACGCCTTGTTGACGGTGCAACATCGGTAGCTTTAATTGTAGCTGGAGTTGATtgttatatttgtatttttgtaaccacaaaaaaaaacaagtgacTTGTAACGATTGGAATACTTTGGTTTGGATcacaaaatataattatgatgGGAGTTAACAGCAGtcaatattataataaacgtTTAGTACTTACTTGAAAACAGataaataagatttaacataattataaacACGACACGATAATCCATTTTAAACGAAGACCACCAATAAATTAATTCAAAGAATATTCCACCTTAACCTGAAACGCATATGATATAAAATCCAACAGATGTGGTCTTCAATTATAACTAAAGACTTAACTTAGAGTAAAACGATACAACATTAAGGAATAAGTTATGGGAAATGTCTTAGGAAAAGTTAAAGCACTAGGttacaaaatacacaattatatgTGAGACATTACAGGAAATACccaatttttttatgttttttttcagTGCGAAGGCGGCATGGCCTGCCTGCGATATACAAATATGATTATTTGCATTATTTTATCATCCTGTGATATTTCACAAACAGGCCTCTGATAGAAGGCATTGCTAGAAATTAAGACCTTCCTCATTGTAATAAAGTTCAAGATCCTATGTACTATCGACAACTCAGTTGACGGACTATTTTGTAAACATTGCAACGagttaggctgcctttccactgaAGCGGAGCATTGGTTTTAATTGTAATCTAGCGGAGCGAAGAAGAcaaccaatgctattggtt from Cydia fagiglandana chromosome 6, ilCydFagi1.1, whole genome shotgun sequence includes:
- the LOC134664901 gene encoding GTP-binding protein 10 homolog, whose translation is MVFILRPLLAKEIKRPRNYLRSRFVDSIRLHVKGGTGGTGLPKFGGLGGQGGCVYCIGKEKANLLSISNKYRMKTISAGHGEDSRKTKIVGNPGSDIQLEVPLGVTIYREDGKVLGSIDREDETIILARGGPGGNPQNNFLGHFGQIYHIRLDLKLIADIGLVGFPNAGKSSLLKAISRAKPKIANYPFTTIKPNKGVIQYEDLRQISIADLPGLIEGAHNNIGLGHKFLKHVERTKLLLFIADVQGFQLSPKYPKRTCLETVLLLNKELELYDPELLEKPAILAVNKMDLEGAEDIFEEVKDSLKNLDRVIGSVPTEIRPEKIIEFEDVIGISALNNSDSIQDLKQLLRKRLDEYADENNPDIVDASDMLRRTRATMTERGPKVT